AATGCTGACGACAAGACCCGTTCACGAGATGAAGCAGAAGCTTCGTTACAAAAGCGTGGGGCAGAAATTGTCCAAAAAGAAGATTGGGGCGCGCGCCGTCTCTATCACCTCGCCAAGAAACAAGACCGGGGCCACTATTTCTATTATGGCTTTAAGTCTGAAGGTGCTGCGATACCGCAGATCAATGGCGACCTGCGCGTCAATGCAGGCGTACTCAAAGCGATGATCACCGTGCTCGATTAAAATGGCGAGCGATATCAACCGCGTTATACTGATTGGTCGCTTAACGCGCGACCCGGAACTCAAGTCGACGAATTCAGGCAGTTATTTCTGCCGCTTCTCGCTTGCCTCAAACCGCAGCATCTACAACAAGCAGAGTGGCGAAAGCCGCGACGAAGTTGGCTTTTTTGACTGCGTCGCATGGGGAAAACCGGCCGAAACGATACACAAGTACCTGCAGAAGGGCAGGCGCATCTGCGTCGAAGGCGCATTGCGCTGGTCTTCATGGGAAGGTACCGACGGCAAAAAGCAGAGCAAGGTTGAAATTCATGTTGAAGGCTTTCAGTTTCTGGATGCCAAACAAGACGGTGCAGGCGGGTCTACACGGGAAACCCCAGCCTCAGAACCCATGGGCGGCGCGGCGCACTTTGATACAGGTGCGATGAGCGACGACGATATCCCGTTTTAAGTGTAATGTAACAAAGAGGAAATTATGGAAGAACGTCAAGACAGAGAACCACGCAGGGGGCCAGACGACGGTGATGATCGTCGCGGTGGCCGCGGCGGCCCACGCTTTAAAAAGAAGACCTGCCGCTTCTGCGAAGTGAAAGATATGGCAATCGAATATAAGCGCGTCGACATTCTCGTGAAGCTTGTTTCGAACAAAGGCAAAATTCTGCCCCGCCGTCTGACCGGCACGTGCGCGCTGCACCAGCGTCTCGTGGCGAAGGCAATCAAGAAAGCCCGCAACGCAGGCTTCATGCCTTTCTCAGTGTAACGACTCGCATGGTTTCATGGTCGTCTAAACTGTGTTCGTTTTGCCTCGCGGCGAACGGACACAGTCTTTAAAACGACCATGGAGCTGTTGCTGGGTTTTCCCTTAAGCCTGGCTTTCGCTCTGGTTCCCATCTATCTCTACAAATCAAACTTCGATCGCCGCATCTGGCTGTGGAGCGTTGTCGTTGTGACTGGTCTTTTTCTGTTTCTTCCGGGACGCATGCGTGTCGAAGCCTTTTTGCCCGGTGGAGCAGCAATTTTCTATTTTATCTCAGGTGTTTGGGTCGTCGCGCTCAACCCGACGAGTGCAATATTTAAGCTCTTGAATATGCCGCTACCGACCCGGCGTGAGCTGAAGGCCGAAATTGAGCGTATTCCCGATGTCGAGGGCCGGGTGCAGAAATACCTCTCGCTCACCGTACAATTAAAAAAAATCTGGCAGAAGCGCGATGCATTCTTGTCTGGTTATAACTCCGCACTGCTACTTGTCTTTACCATCGCGTCATCTGTCGTGTCGTTTACCGTGGCGGCCTACGAATACCGGGTGACCGGCGTTTTGAAGCAGATTCTCGACGAGGCGTACAACCAATGGGCGCAGCGCATGCAGGCCGCTGGGCAGCCAATCGTTGATTTTCGCGTGCAGCTGCTCGATTACGCCCCCACGATCATCTTCATATCCAGTTTTACCGCCGTTCTTTGCCTGGGAGTCTTTCTGCGCATTTTTGCGCGCATTCGTTTCAAACAGAATGTGGTGCAGGGGCATATGAGCCTTTTTCGCATACCCGATACCTGGGTGTGGGCGCTTATTGTCTGCGGCGCCGGGTTTGTCGGGGCTCTGCGCGTTGAGGGGCTTAAGCCGCTGATGTTCTATTTTCGCAATGGCCTCATGGTGATGCTCTTCTTATACATGCTGCAGGGTATCGGTGTCGCGGCGCTTTTTTTTGAGGTGCGGCTGATGCCGGCGCACTGGATAGCGCTGGGCGCGATGCTGATAGGCCTGTGGATGCCAGAGCTGATACCGCTCATGGCGATTATTTTTCTGGCGATTGGGCTGCTTGAGGTCTGGCTTGCCCTGCGGAAAAGGTCTTTACGCCCTGTCACAGACTCCGATTTGAGCTGATGCGCGTTATTCTGAAACAAGACATTCCGACACTCGGCCGTGCCGGTGATATTAAAGAAGTAAAAGACGGCTACGCGCGAAACTTTCTGTTTCCCCGTGGGCTCGTCATGAACGCAACAGTGCGTTCGGTAAAAGAAAAGGCCTTTCTCGAGCAGGTACAGGCGCGCAAGATCGCGAAGCGCAAAAAGTCGGCTGAAGAACTCGCCGCGCAGCTGAATGGCAAAGAAGTCACACTGCAGGCAAAAGTCGGCGAAGATAACAAGCTCTTCGGCAGCATCACGAACATTCAAATTTCTAAGCAACTCGAAGCGATGGGCTTTCAGGTAGACCGCCGTTCGATTGCACTCGATGACAACATCAAGGCACTCGGCAACTATAAGGTGCAGATCAAGCTTCACGACGGCGTGAACGCCACGATTCAGCTGCACGTTGTTGCCGGCTAATTGATCTCTCTCGGTTCCAGATCTAAAAAGAGCTGCGTCTTGAAATTTCTGCGGTAGTGGTGTAGCACCGGCAGAATGCGCGTGGCGTATGTTCTGAGTGCCGCTTCATGCGGTGCCTTAATCAGAAACTGCACCCGATAAACATTTTCAATTTTATTCACCGATGGCAGAGCCGGGCCTAGCAGTTCAATCGTAGCCGCGGCATCGCTCGCAAAAAGCTGCGCGGTGTTTGCCGGCGCGAGGTCGCCCGCGAGTTTTTCGGCCACACGGTGCAGATAGTTCTCGTCGTCTGCCGTCATGAGAATGCGCGCGAGGCTCGCAAAGGGCGGGTACTTTGTCTTGCGCCTGATATCCGCCTCGTGCTGATAGAACGCATCGGCGTCGTGCGCCTGAGCGGCGCGAATCACCGGGTGCTCGGGCGCCATCGTCTGAATCACGACCTCGCCCGGTTTGTGCCGCCCCGATCTGCCGACGACCTGAGACAGAAGCTGCCAGGCATTTTCTGAAGCGCGAAAATCTGCGGCGGTGAGCATCTGGTCGATCGCGAGAACTCCTACGAGCGTCACGCCCTCGATATCAAAACCTTTTGCGATCATCTGCGTGCCGATGAGAATATCGATGCCGCCATCCCGCATGGTCTGCATGACATCGTCGGCAAACCCGCGTTTGCGTGCGGTGTCGCGGTCGAGGCGCGCATACGAATAAGAAGAGAACTGGCCATCGAGTATTTCTTCGACCCGCTGAATGCCGCGTCCGGTCAGCTGGCGCGGCGTGCCGTCGACGGGGCAGGCACGGCTGTAGTCTTGCTGAAAGCCGCATTGGTGGCAGCGCAGCACGTTGTCTTTGTGGTAGGTCAGCGCCACGCTGCATCGGGGGCATTCGGCAAAGCTTTCGCAGGTCGCGCAGTGCACATGCGTGCTGTGGCCGCGCCGGTTCATGAGCAGCAGAACCTGGTTTTTTTCGCTCAGGTGTTCGTGCATCTTGTCGTGCAAGAACGGGCCGATGAGCCCCGACTGCACGGTGTAGGGCGGCACAAATACATTCGGCAGGCTTTGACCCGTGGCGCGGTGGCGAAGCCGGTGCAGCAAAGCCTCGCCGGTTCGCGCGCGCATGAGCGTATCGAGTGTCGGTGTGGCTGAACCGAGCAACAGTTTGGGCGTGAGCGGTCTTTCAGGCAACTGCTGCCGCAGGCGTGCGACGGTGCGCGTGTCGAACCGAATTTGCCGCATGTCTTTGTACGAGGCATCGTGCTCTTCGTCGATAATAATGAGACCCAGGTTCACCGCTGGCAAAAATACGGCCGACCTCGTGCCGATCGCAATCGATGCGCGGCCCGAAATAAAGGCCGCGTGGCTTTTCGCCCTTTCCCCGTCTGAAAGGCCTGAATGGTACAGCACGGTATGCTCAGGAAAACGCCGCGTCATAATTTCCATGAGCTGACCCGAGAGCGCGATTTCGGGTAGAAGCAGCAGCACCTGCTCGCCGCGCTCTAGCGCCGCTTCGATCAGGTACTCATAGATTCGTGTCTTACCTGACCCCGTGACGCCCCAGAGAATGTGTTCGCCGGTTTCGCCTGCGGATTTGTTCTGAATTGCCTCGACAATCGCCGCCTGCGCCGCGCTGAGTTCGGGCTTTTCGGGCAATGCAGCGGTGAGTCTTTCTGGCAGCTTGGGCTGGCGTTTCAGATAGGGAGGCAGCATCAGGGGCAGGGCGTCTGCCGCTGATACAAAGTATTGCTCTGCGACCAGGCCGGCGAGCCGCAAAGCGTCGGAGTTCAAAACCTGAACGGCTGTTTTCGGCTTGAAGTGAAAATGCCCCGGCGTGACGCTATGGTCGTCTGCCGCTCGATCGAGCACGACGACAACGCCCTGATCGCTTTCAAGCCTGTGGCCGGTGAGTAACGCTATTTCGGGTTCGATATCGGCGAATAGAATCTGCGGATGTTCTGTTTCCGCCCCGACGAAGAGGCGGCAGATCACGGGTTTGAAACAAGTTCGCCCAAAAACGAATATTCTGTATATGCCTTGAGTTCGACGAGTGGCATGTCGCCGACTTTGAGAGGCGAAACCGGGCTCTGCGTTACGGTAACGATTTCATCGCTTTCAGGTGCATCGTGTGCACGGCGCAGCGTCACTTCGCCCCCTGCGATTTCGTCGACGAGCATGCGCTCGCGCCTGCCGATGAGGCCCAATGCGTATTCTTTGCGGCGGTTCAGGTGCAGCTCGCGCAGTTCATTCATGCGCTCATATTTCACGGTGTCGGTCAGAGTCTCGGCGAGCTTGTCGCCTGCACTCGTGCCGGCCTCGTGTGAATAGCGAAACAGCGCCAGTTTGTCGATACGGTGCCCGGTCACAAAGTCTTTCAGCATTTCGAAATCGCTCTGCTCTTCGCCGGGAAAACCCACTATAAAAGAAGTGCGGATTTCAAAGTCTTCTGCGATATTCTGCGCTTCGCCAATAATTTCGCTGAAAAGCCCCGTGTCAGAAGGCCGTTTCATCGCCGTCAGCACCCGCGGCGAAACGTGCTGAAATGGAATATCGAGGTAGGGCGTCAGTTTAGGGTACTTGCGCCACAGCTGCAGAAGTTCAGGCACGCGCCGGTCAGGGAAAAGGTATTGCAGGCGAATCCATTCGATGCCGGGCTTCGCCGACAGGTGCGCGATCACCTCTTCGAGCGCCGCAACGCCCTGGCTGATCGTGTCTTGGCTCACCAAGACAACCTCGCGAATCGGCACGGTATCGCCGCGCAATGCCTGTTCGTCGCCAAGTTGGGTTTCGACATCTTTCACAGGGTAAGTGACGAGCTTGCCGCGTATTGTGGGTATAATGCAGAAAGCGCATTTGCGGTCACACCCCTGCGCAATGCGCAGCCAGGTGAAGGGGCGCAGGCAGTCGGCGTTCGTCGATTGTAGCTCGTTTTGCAGAGCCGCAGCATGACCCGATGGCTCCACATTGAACTTTTCTGTGATGAGCGCCCCGACTTCGTGGTAGCGCTGCGTGCCGATCGTAAAATCGAGTTCAGGTATATCTTGTTTTACCGCCTCAGAGAAGCGCTCGACAAAGCAGCCGACGAGGCCTACCTTCATATTCGGTGATTTTTTCTCTTTAACCTTGAGGGCGTTGAAGACCGTCTGAATCGTCTCTTCTTGCGCCTCGCGTATAAAAGAACAGCTGTTGATAAGAAAAAAATCGGCGGCTTCGGCCTTTTTCGCCTCATGCATGCCGAGGCGCAGCAGCGAGGTGCGCATGCGCCGCGAGTCTACCCGGTTTTTGGGGCAGCCGAGGGTCTCGATGTGAAACGACAGGTCTGCGGCTGATTTCTTCATATTCTGCCCTCAATCTACACCATTTTGGGCTGCCTGGCAGCCCAAAATATCAAGCATCTTTAATGACGATCTTAAATTTCGACTGCTCGACCGGGTCGCGCATCTTGCGAATAATCTTGTTGGCGACTGCGCCTTTCTTGCCAAAAACCTCGGGCTTGCCGTTCACGCTCAGATTGACATCGCCTGCATCGCCGACCTTAATCTGTATGCTGTCGTTGGCCTCCCACAGAAGGTGGGTGCCGCGCAGTACGAGGCCGCGCTTAACGGGTTTGCCATCGACGAAGGCCTCGATATAGGTGTCTCCCGTGAGGGTGCCTTCGAGGCGAATCAGAAAATTATCAGGGTTTGAAACGCGCACTTCGGTCTGGTTTTCACCTTCAGCAGGCTGAACCTCTTCGCCGAGGTCGATGACGATCTTGGCATTGTTTGCCGTCACGCCTGAAAGCGTCGCCTTGAACTTTCTCGGTATTGCCGGGTCTTCAAGGTCTATCGGCTCTTCTTCTTTGAGTGTGTATTTCTTGCGACCGGGGTATACCTCTAATTCAACTTTGTAGTTGCCGGTTTTTTCGTCTGAAATGATGTCTCTGAGCACAAGAAAAACTTCTGTATTCTGAACCGAAAAACTGATCGCGCGGCCTTTTTTGATAATCTGCGGGCTCGGCCGGCCCGGCTGCAGTTTCACGTGGTCTGATTCGACTTCGGGTACAGTGTTCGAGTTCTTGGTGAAGCCCGTCACGGTATTCGAAGCGGCTTCGTTGCCCGGGGTCACAGTCTGCTTGTCTGAACTCAAATGGCTGACGAGCATGACGATACCTGCAATGACAATCACGGCCACCGGGATGATGATGAGTGGCTTTGCAAACTTCTCGACATAGTCGCTGATCTGAACCGTAGGCTGCATCAGCTCGTGCAGCGGCGTTTCTGTTTCTGTGAGCTGCGAGCCTTTGTAGAGACGCTTCACATGCTCAGGATCAACGTCGAGGTAAACGGCGTAGCTCGCGAGAAATCCCAATGCATAGGTTTCGCCGGGAAAAACCAGGTAGTTGTCGTCTTCGATCGCCTGAAGGTGGCGCGACGTGATTTTTGTGTCGTCTGCTGCCTGCCTGATCGAGATGCGTTTTTCTTCACGCGTTTTTCTTAATAGTGCGCCTGCGGTCATTACCATTACTCCGTAGTGAGGGGATTATCGACAATCTTCACGTTGTCGGGTTCTTTGAACTGGAACAGTTTTGCGTCGATCACCGGATTCAGCTTTATATTCGAAAAGGTCAGTTCAACGCTGCGGCCGCTCGGCGAAGACGCACGCATTTTGTGTATCAGATAACTTTCTGTTTCAACGAGCAGCGTAATTTTGTCGTAGCCGCCGGTAATTTCTTTTTCTTTGAGCTCAAGTATGTAGTACTTGCCGCCGTCGGTTTCGCGCGGTTGCTCAGGTTTGTCAAAACGGTAATGATAGCGGCGAAACAGGTTGCTGAGGCCCTCGGCAGTGCCGGCGCTGTAGAGTGACTTGCCGTCTTTGTCTTTGTTCTTGAGCGGCTGCTTGCCGACTGCCTTCAGGCGCGCTACGTAAACATACAGCATCTGCCCATTGCTGACGATCACGTCACCCGCGGGCTGGCTGAAGGTGAAATTGAGCTTGCCGCCTTCGCCATAAGTTGCGACCCCCGAGCTCACGCGCGTTTTATTCGTGTCTTTTATGCTCAGCGAAAAATCTGCCTGGTAACCTTTCAGCGCCTTGAATTTCGCCTGCATCTGGCGCGCAACATCAGAAGGATGTATAAAGCTATCGGCCCGCGGCGCGCCCGAAGGCAGCGCCGCAACGAATAATATGGGTATCAGAAGCAGTTTTTTCATGGTATATTAGGGTGGTAAACGATTTGAAAAAGTGATTGAGAAACAGGCTGTCAAACAATATCAACCTGCAGAATCAAAAGTGATTGACCGAGAATCCTGATGTAACGATGGCACCTAAGACGTAAATCATGAGCACTAAAACCCCTTCCGCTGTAGCGGATCGCCGAAAAAAAATCTTAGGCCTTGCCATCTGCCTCGTTCTGTTTACCGCCGCCACTGCCGGCCAGATGGACGCGAATGCGAAGAAAGAAATTTCAGAAGAGGGGCTGACCGAACTTTTTAACGCCGCGCTCTTTCACGTGCGCAACGATTATGTCGACGATGTCTCGCGCCAGCAGCTGCTGTTCGGGGCAATTCGTGGCATGCTCGGCGCGCTCGACGACGCGCACACCCGCTTCATGACTGCAGAAGAAACGACTGAGCTGCAGACTGAGATGCGGGGCAACTTTGGTGGTTTGGGAATCGAAATTTCGCAGCGTGACAACGTGCTGACCGTGGTCTCTCCGATTGACGGTACGCCGGCGATGCGCGCGGGCATAAAGCCCGGTGACAAAATTATTGAAATTGATAAAAAGACGACGCGTGATGTTTCGCTCAGCGACGCGGTAAAGCAACTGCGCGGCAAACCAGGCACCTCGGTCAACATCAGCGTCGTGCGCGAGGGTGAAGACGAGATGCTGTCATTCGACCTCGTGCGCGAAGTCATCAAGATTCAGGTTGTTACCTCTGAATACCTCGAAAAAGAAAAACTCGGTTATGTGCGCCTGAAGCAGTTCAACCAGACTGCCACCGAAGATCTGGCCAAGGCTCTTGCAGACTTCAAAAAGAAGAAGGTCAAAGGGCTCATTCTTGACCTGCGCTGGAACCCCGGCGGACTGCTAGATGCCGCGCACCGCATCAGCAATTTCTTCATTAAATCGGGAGTAATCGTCTCGACGCGCGGGCGCAAGAAAGAGCTCGACCGCGTCTTTAACGCCGACCCCTCGGCGGCGATAGCTGCCGATATGCCGCTCATCATTCTTGCCAACGAAGGTTCGGCTTCGGCGAGCGAAATTGTCACCGGCGCAATCAAAGACCATAAACGCGGCAAGTTTATCGGCGTGAAAACGTTCGGCAAAGGTTCGGTGCAGAATGTGATCAGCATGATGTACGGTACCTCAATGGCGCTGACGATTCAGAAATATTACACTCCTTCTGGTGTTTCGATTCACAAGAAGGGCATAGAGCCCGATATCACGGTACCGGCGCTCGATTTCAACAAAGACGACCGCCGCCATTATAAAGAGATCAAAGAGAAGAAGATTCTGCAGGATTTCGTAAAGGAAAACAAGGCCTATACGCCCGATACGGTGAAAAAGTTTCAGAAATTGCTCGCTGCAAAGGGCCTTGCCCTGAGCGACTATGCCGCGAAGCGCACTCTGAAAGATGAACTGACGAAAGGTGAGCCGCGCCAGACGATCGATCTTGAATTTGACGTGCAGTTGCAGCGGGCCATCGACGAGATGAAAAAAATCTGATCACCCGGTCAGACATTGAAATATGTTTTTTGATTGACGATAAAAAACGCGTTAAGGATGCGTTTAATAATACCTAACCGGAGCAAATACCATGGAAATCAGCCAGAGAGAAAAAGACGCCATCACGATACTCGACATTCAGGGTGAAATTGACCTGTATAACGCGCCTGAGATCAAAGACATTATCCAGAAGCTGATTGAAGCTCAAAAATATAATGTAATCATCAACCTCGAAAAGGTGTCGTACATCGACTCGTCGGGTATTGGTGCGCTGATTTCAAGCCTTTCGAACCTCAAGAAATATCAGGGTGGCCTCAAAATCATCAACGTCTATGCTTCGGTCAAAAAAGTGTTCGAACTCACCAAACTCACTAGCTTCTTTGAAATCTACGAATCAGAGGGCGAAGCCCTGGCGAAATTCAAATAATGATGGCCGCGAACGCAGCCTATTCTAACCTCTCAAACTCTGGAGTCTACATGAAATCATCTGCAAGAATCAAAAGAACACTGGCCACTCTGCTGCTCGCCACGCTGGCGACGGCTGTGGGTTGCGGCGACCCCATACCCATGGAAGACATGGGCGTTGCCAAGGTTGCAATCGCACGCGCCGAGACAGTAAAGGCTGCTAAATATTCGCCGCAGAACTTTGAAGGCGCGCAAAAGGCGCTGCTTGAATCGCACAATCTGGTTGAAAAAGACAAAATGAGCGACGCCAAAGAAAAGGCCGTCGAAGCAAAGAAGCTTGCCGATGCCGCGTACGACGAATCTGCTCCAAAGCTGGCGCAAGACACACGCTCTGAAGCCGAAGCGGCAATTCGCGCGGCAGAAGAGGCGAACGCAGAGCAATTCGCTGAAAGCGAACTCGGTGCGGCGAAAGCAAGCCTGGTTCAGGGCGATAAGTATTACGAGTCTAAAGATTATCTAAGTTCATACCACCTCTTTGAAGAATCGCGCGAAAAGGCGAAAGCGGCGCTGACAACTTCAGAAGCACAGATCGAAGTAATGAAGCGTGATCTCGCAGAAATCGACGATACGATTGCCGCTGCAGAACGCGCCGGTGCTGCACAGAGCGCACCCGACACACTGAAGAAGGCGAAAGACGACGCAGGCCATGCCCGCGGCGATCTCGAGAACAAACGCCTGAAATCGGCATACGAAAAAATTCAGGCAGCGAAGGTCTCATCGAAAGAAGCATTGGCGCTCTCACAGCGCGATGCAGCGCGCACGAAGCTTGCCAAGGCTGAAGCCGACGTGAAGGCTGCGGAGCGCAAGCTCAATGACCTGAAGGCGCGGGCGAGCGACAAAAAAACCGCAAAAGCGCTCGAAGGCAATGAAGAAGCGCAGCAGGCATTCAAGACTGCAGATGAAAACCTGACGGCGGCCAAAGAAGCGCTTGCGGCAGCGCGTGAAGCAAATAAGAACAAGGCATACGGCGAATCAGCGACACAATCTGAAGAGGCAAGCCGCCTCGCGAAGATTCTTACCGATTCACTGCCCGAAACAGAAGTTCTGCTCGCGCAGGCTCGCGACCGTGCAGGTTTGGGTAAAGGTGACGAAACGGCCAATGGCACAGAGCGCAATGGTTCTGAAGAAAACGGCACCGAGTCTACCGAGAATACCCCAGAAGAAAGCGAAGAGATGGGCGCAGGCTGGAAAACATACAAAGTGCGCTATATTCCTGAAAACCGTGATTGCCTCTGGAAAATCGCCGGTTACAGAAAAATCTACAACAATGCGCGCCTGTGGCCAAAAATCTACCGCGCGAATAAAGCGAAAATCAAGAACCCTGACCTGATTTATCCCGGTCAGGTATTCAAAATTCCCCCCAAGAAAAAATAAGGAGAGCTGAAGGGCCGCGTCTATGCGGCCCGTTGGCATTTATTAACCAGATTTAAACCCCAATCGCATCGACTGAATCAGGCGCCTGGCCCTGATATCCAAACCCCGCAATTATACAACACCGCTTAGGCGGTTCACTGCTGAGAAGATTAAAAGACCAAAGAGGAAAAATGGCCCGTAAGAAATCACCCGAAGAAGAGACAGCTGTTGCAGACGGCAATGAGAAAGTGAAGTTTAAGCTGCGTCCACGCAAAGATGTGTCAGGCAACGGCGACGCCACCGAAGACGTCGAAGAGGCAGCAGCAGCCCCTGCGGCCGCCGCCCCGGCCCGGCCGCAAAGTAATGTGCTGAACCCCAACG
The sequence above is a segment of the Turneriella parva DSM 21527 genome. Coding sequences within it:
- a CDS encoding DUF2232 domain-containing protein, encoding MELLLGFPLSLAFALVPIYLYKSNFDRRIWLWSVVVVTGLFLFLPGRMRVEAFLPGGAAIFYFISGVWVVALNPTSAIFKLLNMPLPTRRELKAEIERIPDVEGRVQKYLSLTVQLKKIWQKRDAFLSGYNSALLLVFTIASSVVSFTVAAYEYRVTGVLKQILDEAYNQWAQRMQAAGQPIVDFRVQLLDYAPTIIFISSFTAVLCLGVFLRIFARIRFKQNVVQGHMSLFRIPDTWVWALIVCGAGFVGALRVEGLKPLMFYFRNGLMVMLFLYMLQGIGVAALFFEVRLMPAHWIALGAMLIGLWMPELIPLMAIIFLAIGLLEVWLALRKRSLRPVTDSDLS
- a CDS encoding helix-turn-helix domain-containing protein, producing MTAGALLRKTREEKRISIRQAADDTKITSRHLQAIEDDNYLVFPGETYALGFLASYAVYLDVDPEHVKRLYKGSQLTETETPLHELMQPTVQISDYVEKFAKPLIIIPVAVIVIAGIVMLVSHLSSDKQTVTPGNEAASNTVTGFTKNSNTVPEVESDHVKLQPGRPSPQIIKKGRAISFSVQNTEVFLVLRDIISDEKTGNYKVELEVYPGRKKYTLKEEEPIDLEDPAIPRKFKATLSGVTANNAKIVIDLGEEVQPAEGENQTEVRVSNPDNFLIRLEGTLTGDTYIEAFVDGKPVKRGLVLRGTHLLWEANDSIQIKVGDAGDVNLSVNGKPEVFGKKGAVANKIIRKMRDPVEQSKFKIVIKDA
- a CDS encoding LolA family protein, with the protein product MKKLLLIPILFVAALPSGAPRADSFIHPSDVARQMQAKFKALKGYQADFSLSIKDTNKTRVSSGVATYGEGGKLNFTFSQPAGDVIVSNGQMLYVYVARLKAVGKQPLKNKDKDGKSLYSAGTAEGLSNLFRRYHYRFDKPEQPRETDGGKYYILELKEKEITGGYDKITLLVETESYLIHKMRASSPSGRSVELTFSNIKLNPVIDAKLFQFKEPDNVKIVDNPLTTE
- the rplI gene encoding 50S ribosomal protein L9, which codes for MRVILKQDIPTLGRAGDIKEVKDGYARNFLFPRGLVMNATVRSVKEKAFLEQVQARKIAKRKKSAEELAAQLNGKEVTLQAKVGEDNKLFGSITNIQISKQLEAMGFQVDRRSIALDDNIKALGNYKVQIKLHDGVNATIQLHVVAG
- the rpsF gene encoding 30S ribosomal protein S6, which translates into the protein MAKKNYELVLVLSDKNADDKTRSRDEAEASLQKRGAEIVQKEDWGARRLYHLAKKQDRGHYFYYGFKSEGAAIPQINGDLRVNAGVLKAMITVLD
- a CDS encoding single-stranded DNA-binding protein, with product MASDINRVILIGRLTRDPELKSTNSGSYFCRFSLASNRSIYNKQSGESRDEVGFFDCVAWGKPAETIHKYLQKGRRICVEGALRWSSWEGTDGKKQSKVEIHVEGFQFLDAKQDGAGGSTRETPASEPMGGAAHFDTGAMSDDDIPF
- a CDS encoding MiaB/RimO family radical SAM methylthiotransferase, which encodes MKKSAADLSFHIETLGCPKNRVDSRRMRTSLLRLGMHEAKKAEAADFFLINSCSFIREAQEETIQTVFNALKVKEKKSPNMKVGLVGCFVERFSEAVKQDIPELDFTIGTQRYHEVGALITEKFNVEPSGHAAALQNELQSTNADCLRPFTWLRIAQGCDRKCAFCIIPTIRGKLVTYPVKDVETQLGDEQALRGDTVPIREVVLVSQDTISQGVAALEEVIAHLSAKPGIEWIRLQYLFPDRRVPELLQLWRKYPKLTPYLDIPFQHVSPRVLTAMKRPSDTGLFSEIIGEAQNIAEDFEIRTSFIVGFPGEEQSDFEMLKDFVTGHRIDKLALFRYSHEAGTSAGDKLAETLTDTVKYERMNELRELHLNRRKEYALGLIGRRERMLVDEIAGGEVTLRRAHDAPESDEIVTVTQSPVSPLKVGDMPLVELKAYTEYSFLGELVSNP
- the priA gene encoding replication restart helicase PriA, whose translation is MICRLFVGAETEHPQILFADIEPEIALLTGHRLESDQGVVVVLDRAADDHSVTPGHFHFKPKTAVQVLNSDALRLAGLVAEQYFVSAADALPLMLPPYLKRQPKLPERLTAALPEKPELSAAQAAIVEAIQNKSAGETGEHILWGVTGSGKTRIYEYLIEAALERGEQVLLLLPEIALSGQLMEIMTRRFPEHTVLYHSGLSDGERAKSHAAFISGRASIAIGTRSAVFLPAVNLGLIIIDEEHDASYKDMRQIRFDTRTVARLRQQLPERPLTPKLLLGSATPTLDTLMRARTGEALLHRLRHRATGQSLPNVFVPPYTVQSGLIGPFLHDKMHEHLSEKNQVLLLMNRRGHSTHVHCATCESFAECPRCSVALTYHKDNVLRCHQCGFQQDYSRACPVDGTPRQLTGRGIQRVEEILDGQFSSYSYARLDRDTARKRGFADDVMQTMRDGGIDILIGTQMIAKGFDIEGVTLVGVLAIDQMLTAADFRASENAWQLLSQVVGRSGRHKPGEVVIQTMAPEHPVIRAAQAHDADAFYQHEADIRRKTKYPPFASLARILMTADDENYLHRVAEKLAGDLAPANTAQLFASDAAATIELLGPALPSVNKIENVYRVQFLIKAPHEAALRTYATRILPVLHHYRRNFKTQLFLDLEPREIN
- a CDS encoding DUF4398 domain-containing protein; the protein is MMAANAAYSNLSNSGVYMKSSARIKRTLATLLLATLATAVGCGDPIPMEDMGVAKVAIARAETVKAAKYSPQNFEGAQKALLESHNLVEKDKMSDAKEKAVEAKKLADAAYDESAPKLAQDTRSEAEAAIRAAEEANAEQFAESELGAAKASLVQGDKYYESKDYLSSYHLFEESREKAKAALTTSEAQIEVMKRDLAEIDDTIAAAERAGAAQSAPDTLKKAKDDAGHARGDLENKRLKSAYEKIQAAKVSSKEALALSQRDAARTKLAKAEADVKAAERKLNDLKARASDKKTAKALEGNEEAQQAFKTADENLTAAKEALAAAREANKNKAYGESATQSEEASRLAKILTDSLPETEVLLAQARDRAGLGKGDETANGTERNGSEENGTESTENTPEESEEMGAGWKTYKVRYIPENRDCLWKIAGYRKIYNNARLWPKIYRANKAKIKNPDLIYPGQVFKIPPKKK
- a CDS encoding S41 family peptidase; translation: MSTKTPSAVADRRKKILGLAICLVLFTAATAGQMDANAKKEISEEGLTELFNAALFHVRNDYVDDVSRQQLLFGAIRGMLGALDDAHTRFMTAEETTELQTEMRGNFGGLGIEISQRDNVLTVVSPIDGTPAMRAGIKPGDKIIEIDKKTTRDVSLSDAVKQLRGKPGTSVNISVVREGEDEMLSFDLVREVIKIQVVTSEYLEKEKLGYVRLKQFNQTATEDLAKALADFKKKKVKGLILDLRWNPGGLLDAAHRISNFFIKSGVIVSTRGRKKELDRVFNADPSAAIAADMPLIILANEGSASASEIVTGAIKDHKRGKFIGVKTFGKGSVQNVISMMYGTSMALTIQKYYTPSGVSIHKKGIEPDITVPALDFNKDDRRHYKEIKEKKILQDFVKENKAYTPDTVKKFQKLLAAKGLALSDYAAKRTLKDELTKGEPRQTIDLEFDVQLQRAIDEMKKI
- a CDS encoding STAS domain-containing protein, whose amino-acid sequence is MEISQREKDAITILDIQGEIDLYNAPEIKDIIQKLIEAQKYNVIINLEKVSYIDSSGIGALISSLSNLKKYQGGLKIINVYASVKKVFELTKLTSFFEIYESEGEALAKFK
- the rpsR gene encoding 30S ribosomal protein S18 translates to MEERQDREPRRGPDDGDDRRGGRGGPRFKKKTCRFCEVKDMAIEYKRVDILVKLVSNKGKILPRRLTGTCALHQRLVAKAIKKARNAGFMPFSV